The following are from one region of the Salvia splendens isolate huo1 chromosome 2, SspV2, whole genome shotgun sequence genome:
- the LOC121785345 gene encoding F-box/LRR-repeat protein 3-like — protein MKKQKSIPEPTFSRFDLLSEEIVFTLLDFLENPVDRKSFSLVCRSFYDIESRHRKLLKPLRSELLSKVLVRYPHVSNLDLSLCPRVTDATLDVVSSYCKETLRSINLSRSKFVGHVGLSNLVVSCGNLVEIDLSNATELKDLAAATIAEAKNLEKLWLVRCKSITDIGIGCIAVGCRKLKFLSLKWCLGVGDLGVGLIAVKCQDIRSLDLSFLPITNKCLSQVLELKRLEDLVLEGCFGIDDDSLAALNQGCKSLETLDMSSCQKVSHVGLSSLTTATASLRQLILSYGSRVDLALADSLQKLSMLQSIKLDGCKVTCSGLKAIGNWCVSLSEISLSKCLGVTDEGLSSLVTKHKDLRKLDITCCRKITSASVAHITNSCTALVSLKMESCTLLPAEAFVLIGQRCQFLEELDVTDNEIDDEGLKSISTCSRLRSLKLGICLNITDEGLIHIGMSCSKLKEVDLYRSDGIGDSSILAIASGCRDLETINIAYCKSITDCSLMSLSKCSKLNTLESRGCLLITPVGLEAIAMGCKQLSKLDIKKCRNIDDAGMISLARFSQNLKQINFSYTSVTDVGLVSLASISCLQSMTVLHVRGLTPRGLVAALLACGGLTKVKLQASFRTSLPELLVKHLEARGCTFLWRDKVFQEDLDPKCWKLHFNEIE, from the exons ATGAAGAAGCAGAAATCAATCCCAGAACCCACCTTCAGCCGCTTCGATCTCCTGTCAGAAGAGATAGTATTTACACTTCTTGATTTCCTCGAAAACCCAGTCGATAGGAAGTCGTTCTCTCTCGTTTGCCGCTCGTTTTACGACATTGAGTCTCGCCACAGGAAGCTCCTGAAACCCCTTCGCTCGGAGCTGCTGAGCAAAGTTTTGGTCAGATACCCTCATGTTTCAAATCTCGatctctctctctgtcccaGAGTCACCGATGCCACGCTTGATGTTGTGTCGAGTTATTGCAAGGAAACGCTGCGGTCGATTAATCTGTCTAGGTCCAAGTTTGTTGGGCATGTGGGGCTGTCTAATTTGGTGGTGAGTTGTGGGAATTTGGTGGAGATTGATCTGTCGAATGCGACAGAGCTTAAGGACTTGGCGGCTGCCACCATAGCCGAAGCCAAGAACTTGGAGAAGCTGTGGTTGGTCAGGTGTAAGTCTATTACTGACATTGGGATAGGTTGTATTGCTGTGGGGTGTAGGAAGCTCAAGTTTCTCAGCTTGAAATGGTGTTTGGGTGTTGGTGATTTGGGGGTGGGGTTGATTGCTGTCAAGTGTCAAGATATTCGAAGTTTGGATCTTTCCTTCTTGCCG ATCACCAATAAATGCTTGTCGCAAGTCTTAGAGTTGAAACGCCTCGAAGATTTGGTTCTAGAAGGGTGTTTTGGAATCGATGATGACAGCCTTGCAGCTCTCAACCAAGGATGCAAATCACTGGAG ACACTTGATATGTCGAGCTGTCAGAAAGTAAGTCATGTGGGTTTATCTTCTCTCACCACTGCTACTGCGAGTTTGAGGCAACTCATCTTATCATATGGTTCTCGC GTGGATCTTGCTCTTGCTGATAGTTTGCAAAAGCTTTCAATGTTGCAATCCATAAAACTTGATGGTTGCAAGGTCACGTGTTCGGGACTCAAAGCCATTGGGAACTGGTGTGTATCACTGAGTGAGATAAGCTTAAGTAAGTGCTTAGGAGTGACAGATGAAGGACTTTCCTCCCTCGTTACAAAACATAAAGACTTGAGAAAACTAGACATCACCTGCTGCCGCAAAATAACTAGTGCGTCTGTGGCCCACATAACAAATTCTTGTACCGCCCTCGTTTCCCTCAAGATGGAATCGTGCACCTTGCTTCCAGCTGAGGCTTTTGTTTTGATCGGGCAGCGATGCCAGTTTTTGGAGGAGCTTGATGTTACTGATAATGAAATCGACGATGAAG GTCTAAAATCCATCTCCACGTGCTCTCGACTCAGAAGCTTGAAACTGGGGATCTGCCTGAATATAACCGACGAGGGGCTCATTCACATAGGCATGTCTTGCTCAAAGCTCAAAGAGGTCGACTTATACAG ATCTGATGGAATTGGTGATTCTAGCATCTTGGCCATTGCTAGTGGCTGTCGTGACCTAGAAACGATCAACATTGCATATTGTAAATCCATCACGGATTGTTCCTTGATGTCCTTGTCGAAATGCTCGAAGCTGAACACACTAGAAAGCCGTGGATGCCTTCTTATCACTCCAGTTGGTCTAGAAGCCATTGCTATGGGATGCAAGCAACTCTCCAAGTTGGACATAAAAAAGTGTCGCAACATCGATGATGCCGGAATGATTTCTCTTGCCCGCTTCTCTCAAAACCTCAAACAG ATAAACTTTTCATACACATCGGTGACTGATGTGGGGCTCGTCTCCCTCGCAAGTATAAGCTGTTTACAGAGCATGACTGTCCTCCATGTGAGGGGCTTGACTCCCAGAGGGCTCGTGGCTGCACTCTTGGCATGTGGCGGACTAACCAAAGTGAAGCTTCAGGCTTCGTTCAGAACCTCACTGCCAGAGCTTCTCGTGAAACATCTAGAAGCCCGTGGCTGCACTTTCCTGTGGAGGGATAAAGTATTTCAG GAGGATTTAGATCCTAAGTGCTGGAAGCTTCATTTTAACGAGATAGAGTAA